A single Pseudomonadota bacterium DNA region contains:
- a CDS encoding YceH family protein, translating into MDCQLSEVESRVLGCLMEKEMATPDYYPLSLNGLMNACNQKSNRNPVVDYDEKTVYRALDELKQKQFVWQSDASRVPKYGENFVKKQNLVAREAAVLCLLLVRGFQTAGEIRGRAGRLCEFADLAEAESALQSLAEMGLVVKMPRQPGCKERRYAHLLAGEPVAEIEGISVARPEAVALEVMAENERIAALENEVKELRFAFEQLQQNFAEFKEQFD; encoded by the coding sequence ATGGACTGTCAGTTGTCGGAAGTTGAAAGTAGGGTGCTGGGATGTCTGATGGAAAAAGAAATGGCCACCCCGGATTATTATCCCTTGTCCCTGAATGGACTGATGAACGCATGTAACCAGAAATCAAATCGTAATCCGGTGGTTGATTATGATGAGAAAACGGTTTATCGGGCGCTCGATGAGTTAAAGCAGAAGCAGTTTGTCTGGCAGAGCGATGCCAGTCGGGTTCCGAAATATGGCGAGAATTTCGTTAAAAAGCAAAATCTGGTGGCACGTGAGGCTGCGGTGTTATGTCTGCTTCTGGTCAGGGGGTTTCAGACGGCTGGTGAGATCAGAGGGCGGGCTGGTAGGTTGTGTGAGTTTGCAGACCTGGCGGAAGCGGAAAGTGCTTTGCAGAGTCTGGCCGAGATGGGTTTGGTCGTCAAGATGCCCAGGCAACCGGGCTGTAAAGAGCGGCGTTATGCACATCTCCTGGCCGGTGAGCCGGTAGCTGAAATTGAGGGAATATCTGTGGCCAGACCTGAAGCCGTTGCCCTTGAGGTGATGGCTGAAAATGAAAGAATTGCTGCTCTGGAAAATGAGGTCAAGGAGTTGCGCTTCGCATTTGAGCAATTGCAGCAGAATTTTGCCGAGTTTAAAGAGCAGTTTGATTGA